The nucleotide sequence GCTCCACGCGAGGTCGGGCGAGACGTCCGAGCCGCCGGCACCCATGATGCCGCTGACCTGGTCGTTGCCGAACGGCTGGCCGTCGGTGACGGCCTTGCTGGTCAGGGTGAAGGTGGGCAGCTGGGGCAGAGCGTCGTACGGCGAAGTCATGCGCGTCCTCTCGGTCGGTCGGTCAGCAGTGCGACAGGAAGTGTTCGAGTACCTCGGTACCGAATTCCAGTGCGTCGACGGGTACCCGTTCGTCGACGCCGTGGAACAGCGCAGAGAAGTCGAGGTCCGGCGGCAGACGCAGCGGGGCGAAGCCGAAGCAGCGAATTCCCAGTCGTACGAACGCCTTTGCGTCCGTTCCGCCGGACAGCATGTAGGGCACGGGGCGGGCGTCCGGGTCGACGGCGAGCAGCGCCGCGTTCATGGCGTCGACCAGGTCACCGTCGAACGTCGTCTCCACCGACGGCAGGTCGCGCTCCCAGGTGCGCGTGACGTGCGGGCCGATCAGCTCGTCGACCTCGCGTTCGAAGGCGGCCTTGCGGCCGGGCAGGACGCGGCAGTCGATCATCGCCTCGGCGGTCGCGGGGATGACGTTGGCCTTGTAGCCGGCCTTCAGCATGGTGGGGTTGGCGGTGTCGCGCAGGGTGGCGCCGACGATGCGGGCGATGCCTCCCAGCTTGGCGATCGCGCCGTCGAGGTCGGGCGATGCGGGATCGAAGTCGACGCCCATCTCCTCCCCCACCGCGGCGAGGAACTGGGCGACCGAATCGGTGAGCACGAGCGGGAACTGGTGACGGCCCAGTCGCGCGACGGCCTCGGCGACGGCGGTGACGGCATTGTCGTCGTGCACCATCGAGCCGTGCCCGGCGCGGCCACGCGCACTCAGCCGCATCCACGACAGGCCCTTCTCGGCCGTCTCGATCAGGTACAGGCGGCGTTCGCCCCCGTCGCGGGTGGGCACGGTGAGCGAGAAGCCGCCCACCTCGCCGATCGCCTCGGTGACGCCGGCGAAGAGGTCGGGCCGGTTGTCGACGAGCCACTGACCGCCGTAGGTGCCGCCGTGCTCCTCGTCGGAGAGGAACGCGAACACCAGGTCGCGCGGCGGGACGATGCCGGCGCGCTTGAAGTGGCGGGCGACCGCGAGGGTCATGCCGACCATGTCCTTCATGTCCACGGCGCCGCGACCCCATACGTAGCCGTCGGAGACCGCGCCGGAGAACGGGTGCACGCTCCAGTCCGCCGGTTCGGCGGGCACCACGTCGAGGTGGCCGTGGATCATCAGCGCGCCGCGATCCGGGTCGCTGCCACGCAGGCGGGCGAAGACGTTGCCGCGGCCCGGTGCGCC is from Mycolicibacterium grossiae and encodes:
- a CDS encoding M20/M25/M40 family metallo-hydrolase, yielding MTDAPDAISEVVGLVSELIRFDTSNTGDPATTKGEEECARWVAARLEEVGYETEYAEAGAPGRGNVFARLRGSDPDRGALMIHGHLDVVPAEPADWSVHPFSGAVSDGYVWGRGAVDMKDMVGMTLAVARHFKRAGIVPPRDLVFAFLSDEEHGGTYGGQWLVDNRPDLFAGVTEAIGEVGGFSLTVPTRDGGERRLYLIETAEKGLSWMRLSARGRAGHGSMVHDDNAVTAVAEAVARLGRHQFPLVLTDSVAQFLAAVGEEMGVDFDPASPDLDGAIAKLGGIARIVGATLRDTANPTMLKAGYKANVIPATAEAMIDCRVLPGRKAAFEREVDELIGPHVTRTWERDLPSVETTFDGDLVDAMNAALLAVDPDARPVPYMLSGGTDAKAFVRLGIRCFGFAPLRLPPDLDFSALFHGVDERVPVDALEFGTEVLEHFLSHC